The following proteins come from a genomic window of Drosophila sulfurigaster albostrigata strain 15112-1811.04 chromosome X, ASM2355843v2, whole genome shotgun sequence:
- the LOC133849174 gene encoding uncharacterized protein F58A4.6 codes for MTLTVCVSDYWQHRHYFNQQPANSPVRRLSLQLDAITANYLLRELLQQKVLAQKLQQNDGVELLWLALSPPERDTIDYKWGEMLRHTIWEHVEVEHLMSWLSTLGGGFSALGEQFERCAETAGKISLQQLTIGLRLGDPFLQARCKLYYSISLIQRGQLRQAKHLIRSQHRFALQFKEYDQRLMRMCLGIWLRLRFEYEERRSRRCRPSAGHSQ; via the exons ATGACACTGACCGTGTGTGTCAGTGATTATTGGCAGCATCGCCATTACTTTAATCAACAGCCGGCTAATAGTCCAGTGCGTCGACTGTCCCTGCAACTGGACGCCATCACTGCCAACTATTTGCTCCGGGAGCTGCTCCAGCAAAAAGTGCTCGCCCAGAAGCTGCAGCAGAACGATGGTGTGGAGCTGCTGTGGCTGGCATTGTCGCCCCCAGAGCGAGACACCATCGACTACAAGTGGGGCGAGATGTTGAGGCATACGATATGGGAGCATGTGGAGGTCGAGCATCTAATGTCCTGGCTCTCGACGCTGGGCGGCGGCTTCTCAGCCCTGGGCGAACAGTTCGAGCGATGC GCGGAGACAGCGGGCAAAATCTCGCTGCAACAGCTGACAATTGGTCTGCGCCTGGGCGATCCTTTCCTGCAGGCTCGCTGCAAACTCTACTACAGCATATCGTTAATACAGCGCGGCCAATTGCGTCAGGCGAAGCATTTGATACGCAGCCAGCATCGTTTTGCACTTCAATTCAAGGAGTACGATCAACGTTTGATGCGCATGTGCCTCGGCATCTGGTTGCGACTGCGCTTCGAGTATGAGGAGCGGCGGAGTAGGCGTTGCCGTCCATCCGCTGGACACAGTCAGTGA
- the LOC133849173 gene encoding uncharacterized protein LOC133849173, protein MKFYLLVIVAVAYLAYVSSESCVQCNSKTDVRCATDANSMMSKDCANVNNTMCYSRVLDGYTIRGCASDLDNKTLSSCNNDLECMICTFGNGCNRALFPQHRLHCLQCSGNSTNSTCATEYNAPIAVCPIYKLGDKCFVRNSNRLADGSFQRGCLTTAQANKVCIKDGNCYTCNGGGCNSIRADSTEIPLARDGAPVSVIASLALLLFSGIASLSL, encoded by the exons ATGAAATTCTATTTGTTggtgattgttgctgttgcctatTTGGCCTACGTTAGTTCCG AGAGCTGCGTTCAGTGCAACTCAAAGACTGATGTGCGATGCGCCACCGATGCCAACTCCATGATGTCCAAGGATTGCGCCAATGTCAACAACACAATGTGCTACTCCCGCGTGCTGG ATGGCTACACGATTCGTGGCTGTGCCAGCGACTTGGACAACAAAACGTTGAGCTCCTGCAACAATGATCTGGAGTGTATGATCTGCACGTTCGGTAATGGCTGCAATCGTGCGCTCTTCCCCCAGCATCGTCTCCACTGCCTGCAGTGCTCCGGCAACTCGACGAACTCCACCTGTGCCACCGAATACAATGCCCCCATTGCTGTGTGCCCCATTTACAAGCTGGGCGACAAGTGCTTCGTGCGCAACAGCAATCGCCTGGCCGACGGCTCATTCCAACGTGGCTGCCTCACCACTGCCCAGGCCAACAAGGTGTGCATCAAGGATGGCAACTGCTACACTTGCAACGGCGGTGGTTGCAACTCCATTCGCGCCGACAGCACCGAGATTCCACTGGCACGCGATGGCGCCCCGGTTTCGGTTATCGCTTCGTTagctctgctgctgttcagCGGCATCGCCAGCTTGTCGCTCTAG
- the LOC133849170 gene encoding bleomycin hydrolase → MSDNNITTDIRGGGNGSSNNNTNNAIKPAALSTSSSSSSSAITDELLQKWRENFYSHPKNLLAQNVCSRVDPFDVCLSRKALETTNHVFNYKVETEGKPITNQRSSGRCWLFAALNCIRLPFMKNYNLDEFEFSQAFLFYWDKIERCNYFLNNIVKTAQRGEKVDGRLVSFLLLDPTSDGGQWDMLVNLIVKHGLMPKKCFPESFSCESSIRLNAILKSKLREYARHLRVLLEQNPSEEEIALKIQDQMAEIYKVVGICLGIPAEKFTWEYYDKSKNYQSIGPISSLEFYERYVKPHFNVEDKVCLVTDPRPTSSYDQAYTVDCLGNVVGGRPVLYNNQSVELLLAMVTKSLKAGEAVWFGCEVSKRFASKQGIEDVDVHDFKLVFDIDIQTTFSKADRLIYGESAMTHAMVFTAVSVDKNGVANKLRVENSWGEDRGEKGYLVMCADWFREFGFEVVVDKKYVPEDVMRVFDMEPIVLPAWDPMGTLAQ, encoded by the exons ATGT CTGACAACAATATCACCACCGATATCAGAGGCGgcggcaatggcagcagcaataacaacaccaacaacgcCATTAAGCCTGCTGCATtaagcaccagcagcagcagctcctcctCCGCCATAACGGATGAGTTGCTCCAAAAGTGGCGCGAGAATTTCTACAGTCATCCGAAGAATTTGCTGGCGCAGAACGTCTGCTCCCGTGTGGATCCGTTCGATGTGTGCCTGTCGCGTAAGGCACTGGAGACGACCAATCATGTGTTCAACTACAAGGTGGAAACGGAGGGCAAACCGATCACCAATCAACGCAGCTCCGGTCGCTGTTGGCTCTTTGCGGCGCTCAATTGCATTCGCCTGCCGTTCATGAAGAACTACAACCTGGATGAGTTTGAGTTCTCGCAGGCATTCCTCTTTTACTGGGACAAAATCGAGCGTTGCAATTACTTTCTCAATAACATTGTGAAGACGGCGCAGCGCGGCGAAAAGGTCGATGGGCGACTCGTTTCGTTTCTGCTGCTAGATCCAACCTCCGATGGCGGCCAATGGGACATGCTGGTCAATCTGATAGTCAAACACGGTCTGATGCCAAAGAAATGCTTTCCGGAGAGCTTTAGCTGCGAGTCCAGCATACGCCTGAATGCCATACTAAAGAGCAAG TTGCGCGAATATGCGCGTCACTTGCGAGTGCTGCTGGAGCAAAATCCGAGCGAGGAAGAGATTGCCTTGAAGATACAGGATCAAATGGCCGAGATTTACAAGGTGGTTGGCATATGCCTGGGCATTCCAGCCGAGAAATTCACCTGGGAATACTATGATAAATCGAAGAACTATCAGTCAATTGGACCGATCAGTTCGCTTGAGTTCTACGAACGCTATGTGAAGCCGCACTTCAATGTCGAGGACAAGGTGTGTCTCGTTACCGATCCGCGTCCCACCAGCAGCTACGATCAAGCCTACACAGTGGACTGTTTGGGCAATGTGGTTGGTGGCCGACCCGTGCTATACAATAATCAATCCGTCGAGCTGCTCCTGGCCATGGTCACAAAATCACTGAAAGCCGGCGAGGCTGTTTGGTTTGGCTGTGAGGTTAGCAAGCGTTTTGCCTCCAAGCAGGGCATCGAGGATGTTGACGT CCACGATTTCAAGCTGGTCTTCGACATCGATATACAAACAACATTCTCTAAGGCGGATCGTCTGATCTATGGCGAATCTGCTATGACACACGCCATGGTCTTTACTGCCGTCTCTGTAGAT AAAAATGGCGTGGCGAACAAACTGCGCGTGGAGAACTCATGGGGCGAGGATCGTGGAGAGAAGGGATATCTGGTGATGTGCGCCGATTGGTTCAGGGAGTTCGGCTTTGAGGTGGTTGTCGACAAGAAATACGTGCCCGAGGATGTGATGCGTGTCTTTGACATGGAACCCATTGTACTGCCCGCCTGGGATCCCATGGGCACGTTGGCGCAATAG
- the LOC133847877 gene encoding uncharacterized protein LOC133847877, with translation MSGSTSTNNNTNINTITSSNNNNNNNNSNGNREVSEDYTLFKFYMEKCYELPSELKNDIIYCQRAMRDFLKVHGLVSDVFKEQADADPVQMQRILDELEAEVYEINAEQNYLMLRLDEDLDIFYKKLEDSNIQTVPELGNEYISSLIVPLIGDASYKIYPQSVLMRDNEEMLIRKHFLISQDDEAGVEPLKLSELDDNVPLMLVNPSTATATLLDAQTTATTTAATAGNELKLMQPENLFNMGDSSSSNSVGGLTTLLSAPTQAQSALPLPPLLTQSKPSEHQQRSLLIPRGGGSIAIEELPGGAVLSTQPPPLAMAKQVAGVVATVAAEISKPQTLKRSSTSPPPLAPITKVAATMATDFEVVAQSRMNLRQALRRARKTKQQPRLFDDEDALELPGSEKTAQSTTALAPSSSQVVSKQNKASLSKALAMELTTTAAAVSVAVAAVPSASSLAAKKSAQPAASKQYKTRNAYGAGRKPATPPPPSTVAGQHTGGSGAAAASTARASSGSSGSSDDLHHELELEQQRLCASAAQWRDEPRETRVMPAEYGQEHFLGLFGLYTHDMVKKLCQRHSKRKRRTVQNASGVDFHYGQQLAAIDAVRQKKLKDKPEFLLSPKEKRLQAKKAHRAAAAAAASASASAVAATTGTTATRKSKSKTPEKLEDLFGSSQSVEGGKQKCKECRKRADNLMTCQSCQGYYHLDCHEDAKGKTVSPQSHSQLSNRCPQCVRDWTNTARAKCFS, from the exons ATGAGTGGCAGCACgtccaccaacaacaacaccaacatcaaTACCAtaaccagcagcaacaacaacaacaacaacaataatagcaatggcaacagaGAAGTATCCGAGGATTACACATTGTTCAAGTTCTACATGGAAAAGTGCTATGAGCTGCCATCGGAGCTCAAGAATGACATTATCTACTGTCAGCGTGCAATGCGCGACTTTCTCAAGGTGCACGGG CTGGTCTCCGATGTGTTCAAGGAGCAGGCCGATGCG GATCCAGTGCAGATGCAGCGCATACTCGACGAACTGGAAGCGGAGGTCTACGAGATCAATGCGGAGCAGAACTATTTGATGCTGCGCCTCGACGAGGACCTGGACATATTCTACAAGAAACTGGAGGACAGCAACATCCAGACCGTACCTGAGCTGGGCAACGAATACATCTCCAGCCTGATAGTGCCTTTGATTGGCGATGCCAGCTACAAAATCTATCCGCAATCGGTGCTGATGCGTGACAACGAGGAGATGCTCATTCGCAAGCATTTTCTCATTTCGCAGGATGACGAGGCGGGCGTTGAGCCGCTCAAGCTGAGCGAACTCGATGACAATGTGCCCCTGATGCTGGTCAATCCATCGACAGCAACCGCCACACTCTTGGAtgcacaaacaacagcaacaacaacggcagcaaccgCCGGCAACGAACTGAAGCTTATGCAGCCCGAAAATCTCTTCAACATgggcgacagcagcagcagcaacagcgtcgGCGGCTTAACAACGCTGCTCTCGGCGCCAACTCAAGCGCAATCCGCtttgccactgccaccgcTGTTGACACAATCGAAGCCATCGGAGCATCAGCAACGTTCGTTGCTAATACCACGCGGCGGCGGATCCATTGCCATCGAGGAGCTGCCCGGTGGAGCTGTGCTGTCGACGCAGCCACCGCCACTGGCGATGGCCAAGCAGGTGGCCGGAGTTGTAGCCACAGTTGCTGCAGAGATCAGCAAGCCGCAGACGTTGAAGCGCAGCTCAACATCACCGCCACCGCTGGCGCCGATCACAAAGGTGGCGGCCACAATGGCAACGGACTTTGAGGTGGTCGCCCAAAGTCGCATGAATCTGCGTCAAGCGTTGCGACGTGCACGCAAAACCAAACAGCAGCCGCGTCTCTTCGACGACGAGGATGCCTTGGAGCTGCCCGGCAGCGAGAAGACAGCACAGTCCACAACTGCCTTGGCCCCAAGCAGCAGTCAAGTGGTGTCCAAACAGAACAAGGCGAGCTTGAGCAAGGCTCTGGCCATGGaattgacaacaacagcagccgcagtttctgttgccgttgccgcagTGCCCAGTGCCTCGTCGTTGGCTGCCAAGAAGTCAGCACAGCCGGCGGCAAGCAAACAGTACAAGACACGCAATGCTTATGGCGCTGGCAGAAAACCCGCCACACCGCCTCCGCCATCAACGGTGGCGGGACAGCACACGGGAGGATcaggagcagcagcggcaTCAACAGCGCGTGCCTCGTCGGGCTCATCGGGTTCATCGGATGATTTGCATCAcgaactggagctggagcagcagcgtCTGTGCGCCTCGGCGGCTCAGTGGCGCGACGAACCGCGCGAGACACGCGTCATGCCGGCGGAGTACGGACAGGAGCATTTCCTTGGGCTGTTTGGCCTCTATACACATGACATGGTCAAGAAGTTGTGTCAGCGCCACTCGAAGCGCAAGCGTCGCACGGTACAGAATGCCAGTGGCGTTGACTTTCACTACGGCCAGCAGCTGGCTGCCATTGATGCAGTGCGTCAGAAGAAGCTGAAGGACAAACCAGAGTTTCTCCTCTCGCCCAAAGAGAAGCGTTTGCAGGCAAAGAAGGCGCACCGAGCggccgctgcagctgctgcttcagcttcggcttcggctgttgctgccacaacgGGCACAACGGCCACGCGGAAGAGCAAAAGTAAAACGCCTGAAAAGCTGGAGGATCTATTCGGCAGCAGCCAGTCGGTGGAGGGGGGCAAACAGAAGTGCAAGGAGTGCAGAAAACGTGCAG ACAACTTGATGACATGCCAGAGCTGCCAAGGCTACTATCATCTGGACTGTCATGAGGACGCCAAGGGCAAGACGGTGTCACCACAATCGCATAGCCAGCTAAGCAATCGGTGTCCACAGTGTGTGCGCGATTGGACAAACACGGCCCGGGCtaaatgtttttcttaa